The Plasmodium knowlesi strain H genome assembly, chromosome: 12 sequence GTGGCAGATAAGTATCAACAGAATACTCAAAAGAGTAGTAGAAGGGCATTTGGTGTAGGGTTAATAGTAGCTGGGTATTCTAAAGAGCCGCACATTTTTGAAACGAAGCCAAATGGTTCATATTTTGAATACACTGCTTTATCGTTTGGTGCTAGATCTCATGCATCGAAAACTTAtctagaaaaaaatgtacatttatttgAAAATTCATCGTTGGAGGAGCTTACTCTTCATTGCTTAAAGGCCTTAAAATGTTCTCTTTCAAGTGAAAATGAGTTAACCGCAGAAAATACATCGCTAGCTATTGTTGGTAAGGATAAGCCTTGGCAAGAAGCTACCACTGTAGATTTAGTGGAACTTCTAATAAGGGTAAACGCAGAACAACGAACTGAAAATCCTGAGACGGACATTCAAAATGAGGGAATGCCTACAAATGGAGTAGATGCATCAAATCCGCAGGGCGATCAAATAGAATGatgcggaaaaaaagagtccatatatatatatatatatatattgtgtgCTCTCTTTTCCCACCATGCACACGTGAAAATAGTGAGGCATGTCCAatgtgttgttttttttatttataaatgGATAAGCggcatgtgcatgtgtactGCTGTGTACGTgtgcgcatatatgtgtacttatatacatatacgtatatatttatatgctcATAGAAGGTGGTGCATgtaatatatacaaaattttaagggattttttttttttttttatttatttattttttttttgatacctttttaatatttaaaagaaacaataggaaaaaaaaaaaaaaaaaaaagaaaaaagaaaaagcctTCTCAATTAAAATAGTTTTTTATTGCAgatcatttttgtttcctttttgtgaACGATTTATTTAAAgatggaaggagaaaaaaagagaacaatCTTTTTCGCATTGTAGGGGTGAAATGCTAAAACAGAACTCAATttatttacctttttttttgttgtcttTTAAGGAAACTACTTTAATGAACATAGGCATATACACTGAATAAAGCAGATTATTTACACGAAGGCGCCATTTGGTTGAGCCAATCGAGGGAAATATCCCAGCTACGCTTGTCTGCAGCTCGTAAGGATAATATATGGACACCTATTTGTAGAGTGAATATGCACAAtagcattttttattatgtatGCCGCTTTGGGCTGACCAGATCTTTTGGCCCAAATGATTTCCACTTGTACTACGCCAAATTGGCGAACGCGTATGGACAAACTTTtgaaaacattttaacaaatgggaaggaaaaaataaaagaagaggaggtgcgcgaaaatgttattttaaagaggaataaaaaataaccgCAGCGGTATAATGCATGCGTATTTTGTTGTTCATTCAAAATATggactcctttttttttttttttttctttttttccttctatgaTGTGTATGTTTTACAAATggctcttttttctttaataagtaaaataaagaacATGCAACGGCTgttaagaattttttttttttttttctttttggaaaaaataaagtgaagCAGCTtaaatttaaatataaaattttttgaaacATTAGCCATTGTTCGGGTGCACAGAGGGATAGGGGTTCCTGCAGAGAATGCTGCTCCTTTGTAGAGGGTGAAAGatcaagcaaaaaaaaaaaaaaaaaaaaaaaaacatttctttaTCTTTAAAAGGGGGATAGAACtgtaatatttaaaaaaaaaaagaaaaaaaaagtggttaTTTTTACGAAAGGGATCAGATTCACGCAGTGgcttaacctttttttttttttatttatttttagggaaaagaggaaaattgtTAAAGCGAAATGCTGAAAATGGAATATGCCAAAATGTTCATGTGTACGTTTAATAGCTAAATATCAATAATGTGAATTTTTGTATGTACACCCAGTatatgtttgtttgtttttttttttaaatgtgtaaatGTGGGCGTGAATAatgatgctttttttttgttttttttgtttgtttaaaTAAGCATGTGTAGGAAGataaataacttttttttttttttttttttttattagcaTTTGCGTTACGTTTATACCCCATTTTGATTTGTCACGTGATGCATACAATGTTGGTGAATAACTtccacttcttttttttcgttttcgtTTATTTTCGCTTCCAGAGgttaaacaattttttatttccacaaATGCATTTGTAAATAAGTTCATTTGCGTTTTTATAGAAAACCCTTCATTTGAAAGAGTTTTAAAGGGGGCGAGTAACATTCCGTTTTATACACTTGCAGCTACGTTTGAAGTGTTTGTATGATCCTGGAGTGGTACTTGAAGATATATAGCGTAAAATTcttatgtgcatatgtggCAGTGCGGTTGTGAGCAGGTGTTTGCGTaggtatgtgtgtgtacataggCACGCACGTGTGTATGTTCagatatatacctatatacatatatatatcgcATATagtcacatatatatatatatatatatatctacctTAATATACCTGCCTATACCTATGTGTACACTCCCCCGTGTGAGTAGGCAACGGGAAGAGCCATTTTACTCGGCGAAGGAAAAGACGGCACATGCAGCAACTTGCAGTAAACCGTTCCCttaccattttgttcatGCCATTTGAAAACGCGCAAGGGGAGGAATAACTCTTGGGGCAATCCAAGACACACAAGGGCGCCAGACGAATGTTTTCCACCTCGTCCGATTTGTTTGGGTGCAGTGACACACGCGTGTTGCACAAATCGTAAAACATCGAATGCCAtctgtgccattttttgttaaattggTCATTTCGCGCAAAGTACGAACAGAGCGTTTTTGAGCTCAATAATTTGACCATATGCCACGAATACATTTGCGTGCACCCTTGTTACCGCACGCATGTGCATACGAGTGtatatacgtgtatgtaCCTGTAGATACATTCCCGTGAATTAATAAATTAACGCGGACCCAAATATTCTTATACACACCAAGAGGAAAGCACAAATAGTAGCTCAAAAAATAATTAGTCCAACCTTTTTGAGCTTATAGCCCTttaatgtaaaaattgtcCATTATTCCATCGCATCCTGGATGATAAAACATATTCGCATTAATATTAACATTTCGATCATTTAAATTTCTAATTATTTTTCGACGTAGATAGCATTAAATGTGTATGCTTTTTTGTATGAAGTAGCTATATGTATTGGGCAGTGAGAAAAATCGTTTTGTTACATCAGTTCGCGCAGACGTAGAAGTGTCAACTGATGTGGTCTCCGCATaagtacgtatgtatataatcACACATTCTATCACTGTTCCTATTCTtcaagtatttttttttttttttttttttttttttacgccttTCCATTGGATTAATTTCGTCCAAAGGATttaacaaaaagggggggtttCCGTTTTGCCAATTTGTGACTGCCAAGTGGTGGTGTAGAATTTTCCCCGTTTCCGTCGAATCCGATAGTACCTGTGTAGGGCGTGTAGCCGCGTTCGCCACTTCATACTATATTCTGCAAGCCAACACATGATACGTTATGAACACTTTGAATGTGTCGATCCTTTCATATCTTGTGTGTAAAAGATTATGTGATGTTCATTCGGTTAAGTTCCATTAGATTACCGAATCTTACACATTTTCAAAGTCTACCTATTTAGAATTCGTTATTGAGACATATAAGGATCATTTAAAACAAATTTAACATATTCCTAGAATACATCTAtgaagtgttttttttctcttcccctcttttttttttttttttgtgtaataTATATGAAGTGAATGTTAATTTTATAGCTTTTTATACTAGCAGTTATATGTTCCTTTATcgaataaattaaattttgAGACGAGTTAATTTATAATCATTTATTTTGAcataaaagaagttttagATAACTGATTGATAGGGTAGCTTGATCTTaagatatgtatatatgtgttatatatattatatgtgtattttttttttttttttatttttttttttttcgcattaaACATAGCGTGGGTAAAaaacttccccccttttgaaTCTTACCCTAAAGCTACAGGATTGCGGAATCGCAAATTGTTCGccattcttccttcacccccATTTTCTTGCAATTGTAATAActtctctttctattcctttagCTGCCtggtacaattttttcccattcttcGAATTTTTTCTGGTTTTATCTTATCatatgttattttattttaattttttttttttttttttttacaattta is a genomic window containing:
- a CDS encoding proteasome subunit alpha type-1, putative yields the protein MYRNLYDTDNIIYSPEGRLYQVEYANEAIKQGTCAVAIKSKDFVVVCGLKKRISKLSFHQEKLFKIDDYIGVTMSGITSDAKVLTKYMRNECLSHKFLFDENINIEKLVKKVADKYQQNTQKSSRRAFGVGLIVAGYSKEPHIFETKPNGSYFEYTALSFGARSHASKTYLEKNVHLFENSSLEELTLHCLKALKCSLSSENELTAENTSLAIVGKDKPWQEATTVDLVELLIRVNAEQRTENPETDIQNEGMPTNGVDASNPQGDQIE